The following proteins are encoded in a genomic region of Hippocampus zosterae strain Florida chromosome 2, ASM2543408v3, whole genome shotgun sequence:
- the nfkbiz gene encoding NF-kappa-B inhibitor zeta isoform X2, producing the protein MDKRDSLTAKESSKLITSGELLTSNQLSQTHLQKRKRVLVENPESTPQMLPYAYPPDPETHPAPECTLSLFQWQIEQESRRYEDVPPELLNLQDGDGDTCLHIAVAQGRRALAYMLASKMANYGALEVKERNGQTPLQVAVAANQHLIVGDLLLHGADINTRDSWGRSPLHVCAEKGFYLCLQSIWKTFSGCLQMIDTEMLNFDGQTPLHVAVLSHNAVENEWRRLAHTRTLDKHQCQFQQRELLQRKHIYVQCVKALLYIGASCGTKDLKSGLTCWHMAAEEANCQLLRVFLEWPSALSSLNHKSFSDNTALHVASSLQNHPAQPEALKMLMRGGADPTARNLENELPWQLAPGGPIGETGCADRQ; encoded by the exons ATGGACAAAAGGGACAGCTTGACAGCAAAG GAATCATCCAAGTTAATCACTTCAGGAGAGCTGCTGACGAGTAACCAGCTCAGTCAG ACTCACCTCCAGAAGAGGAAACGCGTTCTGGTTGAAAACCCAGAAAGTACACCTCAGATGCTTCCTTATGCGTACCCGCCTGATCCTGAGACACACCCAGCTCCGGAGTGTACGCTGTCATTATTTCAGTGGCAAATCGAACAGGAATCACGTAGGTATGAAGATGTCCCCCCCGAGTTGCTGAACTTGCAAGATGGGGATGGCGACAC ATGTCTTCACATAGCTGTGGCCCAAGGCCGAAGAGCTCTGGCTTACATGCTCGCTTCCAAGATGGCCAATTATGGCGCTTTAGAGGTGAAGGAGCGCAATGGGCAG ACGCCGCTTCAGGTCGCAGTGGCAGCCAATCAGCACCTAATCGTTGGCGACCTGCTGCTGCATGGCGCGGACATCAACACCAGAGACTCTTGGGGCCGCTCGCCTCTACACGTGTGTGCTGAAAAAGGATTCTACCTTTGTTTACAG AGCATCTGGAAGACTTTCTCTGGATGTTTACAGATGATTGACACAGAAATGCTCAATTTCGACG GTCAAACGCCACTTCATGTCGCAGTGTTGTCTCACAATGCGGTTGAAAATGAGTGGAGGAGACTGGCTCATACTCGTACCCTGGACAAGCATCAGTGCCAGTTCCAGCAAAGGGAGCTGCTGCAAAGGAAACACATTTATGTTCAATGTGTGAAGGCTCTGTTGTACATTGGCGCCTCCTGTGGGACGAAG GACTTAAAAAGTGGACTGACGTGTTGGCACATGGCAGCCGAAGAGGCCAATTGTCAACTGTTGCGCGTCTTCCTCGAGTGGCCATCTGCCTTGAGCAGCCTCAACCACAAG AGCTTCAGTGACAACACGGCCCTACACGTGGCCAGCTCCTTGCAAAACCATCCCGCTCAGCCGGAGGCGCTAAAGATGCTGATGAGAGGCGGAGCCGACCCTACGGCCAGAAACTTAGAGAATGAGCTCCCCTGGCAACTGGCGCCAGGAGGACCCATTGGTGAGACG GGCTGTGCAGATCGGCAATGA
- the nfkbiz gene encoding NF-kappa-B inhibitor zeta isoform X3 — protein MDKRDSLTAKESSKLITSGELLTSNQLSQTHLQKRKRVLVENPESTPQMLPYAYPPDPETHPAPECTLSLFQWQIEQESRRYEDVPPELLNLQDGDGDTCLHIAVAQGRRALAYMLASKMANYGALEVKERNGQTPLQVAVAANQHLIVGDLLLHGADINTRDSWGRSPLHVCAEKGFYLCLQSIWKTFSGCLQMIDTEMLNFDVLSHNAVENEWRRLAHTRTLDKHQCQFQQRELLQRKHIYVQCVKALLYIGASCGTKDLKSGLTCWHMAAEEANCQLLRVFLEWPSALSSLNHKSFSDNTALHVASSLQNHPAQPEALKMLMRGGADPTARNLENELPWQLAPGGPIGETVHQILRGRHLDA, from the exons ATGGACAAAAGGGACAGCTTGACAGCAAAG GAATCATCCAAGTTAATCACTTCAGGAGAGCTGCTGACGAGTAACCAGCTCAGTCAG ACTCACCTCCAGAAGAGGAAACGCGTTCTGGTTGAAAACCCAGAAAGTACACCTCAGATGCTTCCTTATGCGTACCCGCCTGATCCTGAGACACACCCAGCTCCGGAGTGTACGCTGTCATTATTTCAGTGGCAAATCGAACAGGAATCACGTAGGTATGAAGATGTCCCCCCCGAGTTGCTGAACTTGCAAGATGGGGATGGCGACAC ATGTCTTCACATAGCTGTGGCCCAAGGCCGAAGAGCTCTGGCTTACATGCTCGCTTCCAAGATGGCCAATTATGGCGCTTTAGAGGTGAAGGAGCGCAATGGGCAG ACGCCGCTTCAGGTCGCAGTGGCAGCCAATCAGCACCTAATCGTTGGCGACCTGCTGCTGCATGGCGCGGACATCAACACCAGAGACTCTTGGGGCCGCTCGCCTCTACACGTGTGTGCTGAAAAAGGATTCTACCTTTGTTTACAG AGCATCTGGAAGACTTTCTCTGGATGTTTACAGATGATTGACACAGAAATGCTCAATTTCGACG TGTTGTCTCACAATGCGGTTGAAAATGAGTGGAGGAGACTGGCTCATACTCGTACCCTGGACAAGCATCAGTGCCAGTTCCAGCAAAGGGAGCTGCTGCAAAGGAAACACATTTATGTTCAATGTGTGAAGGCTCTGTTGTACATTGGCGCCTCCTGTGGGACGAAG GACTTAAAAAGTGGACTGACGTGTTGGCACATGGCAGCCGAAGAGGCCAATTGTCAACTGTTGCGCGTCTTCCTCGAGTGGCCATCTGCCTTGAGCAGCCTCAACCACAAG AGCTTCAGTGACAACACGGCCCTACACGTGGCCAGCTCCTTGCAAAACCATCCCGCTCAGCCGGAGGCGCTAAAGATGCTGATGAGAGGCGGAGCCGACCCTACGGCCAGAAACTTAGAGAATGAGCTCCCCTGGCAACTGGCGCCAGGAGGACCCATTGGTGAGACG gtgcATCAGATCCTCAGGGGGCGACATCTTGATGCTTAA
- the nfkbiz gene encoding NF-kappa-B inhibitor zeta isoform X1, with amino-acid sequence MDKRDSLTAKESSKLITSGELLTSNQLSQTHLQKRKRVLVENPESTPQMLPYAYPPDPETHPAPECTLSLFQWQIEQESRRYEDVPPELLNLQDGDGDTCLHIAVAQGRRALAYMLASKMANYGALEVKERNGQTPLQVAVAANQHLIVGDLLLHGADINTRDSWGRSPLHVCAEKGFYLCLQSIWKTFSGCLQMIDTEMLNFDGQTPLHVAVLSHNAVENEWRRLAHTRTLDKHQCQFQQRELLQRKHIYVQCVKALLYIGASCGTKDLKSGLTCWHMAAEEANCQLLRVFLEWPSALSSLNHKSFSDNTALHVASSLQNHPAQPEALKMLMRGGADPTARNLENELPWQLAPGGPIGETVHQILRGRHLDA; translated from the exons ATGGACAAAAGGGACAGCTTGACAGCAAAG GAATCATCCAAGTTAATCACTTCAGGAGAGCTGCTGACGAGTAACCAGCTCAGTCAG ACTCACCTCCAGAAGAGGAAACGCGTTCTGGTTGAAAACCCAGAAAGTACACCTCAGATGCTTCCTTATGCGTACCCGCCTGATCCTGAGACACACCCAGCTCCGGAGTGTACGCTGTCATTATTTCAGTGGCAAATCGAACAGGAATCACGTAGGTATGAAGATGTCCCCCCCGAGTTGCTGAACTTGCAAGATGGGGATGGCGACAC ATGTCTTCACATAGCTGTGGCCCAAGGCCGAAGAGCTCTGGCTTACATGCTCGCTTCCAAGATGGCCAATTATGGCGCTTTAGAGGTGAAGGAGCGCAATGGGCAG ACGCCGCTTCAGGTCGCAGTGGCAGCCAATCAGCACCTAATCGTTGGCGACCTGCTGCTGCATGGCGCGGACATCAACACCAGAGACTCTTGGGGCCGCTCGCCTCTACACGTGTGTGCTGAAAAAGGATTCTACCTTTGTTTACAG AGCATCTGGAAGACTTTCTCTGGATGTTTACAGATGATTGACACAGAAATGCTCAATTTCGACG GTCAAACGCCACTTCATGTCGCAGTGTTGTCTCACAATGCGGTTGAAAATGAGTGGAGGAGACTGGCTCATACTCGTACCCTGGACAAGCATCAGTGCCAGTTCCAGCAAAGGGAGCTGCTGCAAAGGAAACACATTTATGTTCAATGTGTGAAGGCTCTGTTGTACATTGGCGCCTCCTGTGGGACGAAG GACTTAAAAAGTGGACTGACGTGTTGGCACATGGCAGCCGAAGAGGCCAATTGTCAACTGTTGCGCGTCTTCCTCGAGTGGCCATCTGCCTTGAGCAGCCTCAACCACAAG AGCTTCAGTGACAACACGGCCCTACACGTGGCCAGCTCCTTGCAAAACCATCCCGCTCAGCCGGAGGCGCTAAAGATGCTGATGAGAGGCGGAGCCGACCCTACGGCCAGAAACTTAGAGAATGAGCTCCCCTGGCAACTGGCGCCAGGAGGACCCATTGGTGAGACG gtgcATCAGATCCTCAGGGGGCGACATCTTGATGCTTAA
- the nfkbiz gene encoding NF-kappa-B inhibitor zeta isoform X4 gives MPETHLQKRKRVLVENPESTPQMLPYAYPPDPETHPAPECTLSLFQWQIEQESRRYEDVPPELLNLQDGDGDTCLHIAVAQGRRALAYMLASKMANYGALEVKERNGQTPLQVAVAANQHLIVGDLLLHGADINTRDSWGRSPLHVCAEKGFYLCLQSIWKTFSGCLQMIDTEMLNFDGQTPLHVAVLSHNAVENEWRRLAHTRTLDKHQCQFQQRELLQRKHIYVQCVKALLYIGASCGTKDLKSGLTCWHMAAEEANCQLLRVFLEWPSALSSLNHKSFSDNTALHVASSLQNHPAQPEALKMLMRGGADPTARNLENELPWQLAPGGPIGETVHQILRGRHLDA, from the exons ATGCCTGAGACTCACCTCCAGAAGAGGAAACGCGTTCTGGTTGAAAACCCAGAAAGTACACCTCAGATGCTTCCTTATGCGTACCCGCCTGATCCTGAGACACACCCAGCTCCGGAGTGTACGCTGTCATTATTTCAGTGGCAAATCGAACAGGAATCACGTAGGTATGAAGATGTCCCCCCCGAGTTGCTGAACTTGCAAGATGGGGATGGCGACAC ATGTCTTCACATAGCTGTGGCCCAAGGCCGAAGAGCTCTGGCTTACATGCTCGCTTCCAAGATGGCCAATTATGGCGCTTTAGAGGTGAAGGAGCGCAATGGGCAG ACGCCGCTTCAGGTCGCAGTGGCAGCCAATCAGCACCTAATCGTTGGCGACCTGCTGCTGCATGGCGCGGACATCAACACCAGAGACTCTTGGGGCCGCTCGCCTCTACACGTGTGTGCTGAAAAAGGATTCTACCTTTGTTTACAG AGCATCTGGAAGACTTTCTCTGGATGTTTACAGATGATTGACACAGAAATGCTCAATTTCGACG GTCAAACGCCACTTCATGTCGCAGTGTTGTCTCACAATGCGGTTGAAAATGAGTGGAGGAGACTGGCTCATACTCGTACCCTGGACAAGCATCAGTGCCAGTTCCAGCAAAGGGAGCTGCTGCAAAGGAAACACATTTATGTTCAATGTGTGAAGGCTCTGTTGTACATTGGCGCCTCCTGTGGGACGAAG GACTTAAAAAGTGGACTGACGTGTTGGCACATGGCAGCCGAAGAGGCCAATTGTCAACTGTTGCGCGTCTTCCTCGAGTGGCCATCTGCCTTGAGCAGCCTCAACCACAAG AGCTTCAGTGACAACACGGCCCTACACGTGGCCAGCTCCTTGCAAAACCATCCCGCTCAGCCGGAGGCGCTAAAGATGCTGATGAGAGGCGGAGCCGACCCTACGGCCAGAAACTTAGAGAATGAGCTCCCCTGGCAACTGGCGCCAGGAGGACCCATTGGTGAGACG gtgcATCAGATCCTCAGGGGGCGACATCTTGATGCTTAA